The Knoellia sp. S7-12 region CAGCGTCTCGGGCGTACGAAACCGTCGACCGTCGGGACTCGATCGTCCACGAACTGGCAGGGCTGTCGGATCGTGAGCGCTCGATCGTTGTCCTGCGCTACTACCTCGACCTCAGCGAACGCCAGGTCGCCGAAGAACTCGACATTTCAGTCGGAACAGTGAAGTCCACGTGTTCCCGGGCGCTCGCGCGTCTCGGGTCGCAGCGCGTGGAGGAAGGAAGGTTGTCATGAGCCCGATCAGTGAGGACGAGCTCCGCGCCAGGCTCGAGGACGTGCAGCTGTCACCGGCGCGTCACGGGTTCGCGGAGCGAGTCGTCCAGCAAGGACGCGGGCGGCGCCGTCGGCAGCGCTGGGTGATGGCGGTGGCCGCCGCCGCCGCAGTCGCGGTCATCGGAGGTGGAGCCCTGGCGATCGGGGACCAGATCGGGCGCGAGGAGGCCCTGCCGGCGAGCCCCACGCCCACACCGACCCAACCGGAGGTGACGCCGACGGTGACCGGCACGTCGTCGCCTTCGTCGACCGCGACGGCCTCGGGCACCCCCACGGTGAGCCCCACGGCCACGCCGATGGCATCGGCCTCCGCCACGTCAGTCCCCTCGTCCACACCCACGCGGCCCACCGCCCCCGAGCTCACACCCACTCCGCTCCCAGTGCTCACACCGACCAGCCCGCCAGCCATCGAACCGGCGTGGGAGACGCTCAACCCGGTCACGTTGCTCCACGCCAGGTCCTGGACCCCCACGAACGCCTTCGCCGGACCGTGTGGCAGGGAGATCTCCGGCATCGCCGGCCTGCGGCACGCCTACCTCGACGACCAGCGCCGCAACGACAGTGGCGAGGGCCAGGCCAACGGCGAGGCGTACGTGCTGTTCGTCGACGAGGATGGCGCAGCCGCCTTCATGGACGACCTGCGCAACCAGAGCCGCAGGTGCACGTCCACCACGGACGGCGCCATCGGTGGAGTCGTCGAAGGGCTGAGCGGACCGTGGAGTGACGGACTCGCCCTGAGCTACTTCTCGAGCCAGCCACCCGTGTCCGGTGGGTCGGTCGTCCTAGCGGTCCGGTCAGGGCGCGCCGTGACCCTGTCAAGCGCGTCCGGCTCGTTCACTCGTACCGACCGTGTCGACCCGGGACTCATCCGGGCTGCTCGACCCTCGGTGGAGCACGTGTACCCCCAGCTGTGCGGCTTCACCGACGAGGGCTGCTGACGCCGACGACGGGTGCCATGGAGCCATCTCGTGCGAGAGTGACTCCATGGCACGCACCATCGCGACGAACTCAGCGGTGGACCTCGAAGGGCTGCTCGACTTCGTCAGGCCGCGCCACCACCTCGTCCTCATCACCACGAGGCGCGACGGCACCCCGCAGGCCTCTCCGGTGACCGGCGGCGTCGACCAGGAGGGACGCATCGTCATCTCGACCTACCCCGAGCGAGCCAAGACGGCCAACGCCCGTCGTCACCCGAGGGTGAGTGTGCTCGTCCTGTCCGATGACTTCGACGGGGCCTGGGACCAGGTCGACGGTGAGTGCGAGGTCATCGACATGCCCGAGGCCGCGGACGCGCTCGTCGACTACTACCGCTGCATCTCTGGGGAGCACCCCGACTGGGACGAGTACCGGCAGGCCATGCGTGAGCAGGACAAGTCGCTGCTGCGCATCACGCCGACGCGGTGGGGGCCGGTCGCCACGGGTGGTTTCCCGGCCCGGCTCGCCGACTGACCCGCGCCCGCCCCCTAGGTTGGGTCCATGCTGCGCGTGGGACTCACCGGGGGAATCGGGTCGGGCAAGTCGACGGTTGCGCGTGCCCTCGCAGACCTCGGCGCCGTCGTCGTCGATGCGGACGCAGTGGCTCGAGAGGTCGTCGAACCGGGTATGCCGGCCCTCACGGCCATCCGTGAGCGCTACGGCGACGCTGTGTTCACCGCTGACGGCGGGCTGGACCGGCCGGCGCTGGGGCGCGTCGTGTTCTCGGACCCGAGCGCCTTGGCCGACCTGGAGGGCATCACCCACCCGGCGATCTGGAGGCGCACGGCCGAGCTATTCGAGGCGGCACCGGACGACGCGGTCCTCGTCCACGACATGCCGCTCATCGTCGAGAAGGACATGGGGACCGACTACCACCTCGTCGTCGTCGTGGGCGTCGACGCGGGCGAACGGCTCGCCCGACTCGTGCGTGACCGGGGCATGACGCCCGACGACGCCCGGGCGCGGATCGGCGCCCAGGCCGACGACGACGCTCGCCGTGCCGCTGCCGACATCTGGCTCGACAACGACGGCACCCGTGACCACCTCCAGGCCGAGGTCCGCCGGTTGTGGGCCGAGCGGCTCGAGCCGTTCAACGAGAACCTGCTGCACGGCATACGCGCTCGTCGTCCGGACGTGCTGACGCTCAGCGAACCACGAGACGAGTGGCCCGCAGAGGCCGCGCGCCTCATCGCCCGCATCCAGCACGCACTGGGGGAGCGGGCCGTGACCGTCGACCACGTCGGGTCGACGGCGGTCCCCGGGCTGGTCGCCAAGGACGTCATCGACCTGCAGCTCGGGGTGCGGACCCTCGCCGACGCCGACACGCCGGAGTTCGTGGAAGCGTTGGGGCGCAGCGGTTTTCCCAGAGTTGGTGGGAGTGCCCGGGACAACGCCAAGGACGGGTCCGAGTGGCCCAAGCGGTTTCACGGCAGTGCCGACCCGGGCCGGGTGGCCCACGTCCATGTGCGTGAGGTCGACGGTCCGGGCTACCGCTGGGCGCTGGGCTTCCGCGACTGGCTACG contains the following coding sequences:
- a CDS encoding PPOX class F420-dependent oxidoreductase, which codes for MARTIATNSAVDLEGLLDFVRPRHHLVLITTRRDGTPQASPVTGGVDQEGRIVISTYPERAKTANARRHPRVSVLVLSDDFDGAWDQVDGECEVIDMPEAADALVDYYRCISGEHPDWDEYRQAMREQDKSLLRITPTRWGPVATGGFPARLAD
- the coaE gene encoding dephospho-CoA kinase, whose product is MLRVGLTGGIGSGKSTVARALADLGAVVVDADAVAREVVEPGMPALTAIRERYGDAVFTADGGLDRPALGRVVFSDPSALADLEGITHPAIWRRTAELFEAAPDDAVLVHDMPLIVEKDMGTDYHLVVVVGVDAGERLARLVRDRGMTPDDARARIGAQADDDARRAAADIWLDNDGTRDHLQAEVRRLWAERLEPFNENLLHGIRARRPDVLTLSEPRDEWPAEAARLIARIQHALGERAVTVDHVGSTAVPGLVAKDVIDLQLGVRTLADADTPEFVEALGRSGFPRVGGSARDNAKDGSEWPKRFHGSADPGRVAHVHVREVDGPGYRWALGFRDWLRADAGAREEYAALKLELLAQGLTTEHYSDAKELWFDSVHERVTGHSPG